The Candidatus Liberimonas magnetica genome includes a window with the following:
- a CDS encoding tetratricopeptide repeat protein: KDYGEAEKYYLKSIRCDEEYENTGLTYRCLANLYKEKGDMNKAIKILLEAKIKHPGDVRNLISLGETYIEKGEIDKGYREIEGAIKIEPNNGRALKLMGDICFKKKDYGEAEKYYLKSIRCDEKYENTGLTYHDLAKLYMETKDIKKACKAEKKALKHLPDNLFINDSYNKLNSMRNKN; encoded by the coding sequence AAAAGATTACGGCGAAGCTGAGAAATATTATTTAAAATCCATAAGATGTGATGAGGAATATGAAAATACAGGTTTAACATACCGCTGCCTTGCGAATCTATATAAAGAGAAAGGAGATATGAATAAAGCCATAAAAATATTGTTGGAAGCAAAGATAAAACATCCAGGCGATGTGCGCAATTTGATTTCATTGGGTGAAACATATATAGAAAAAGGTGAGATTGATAAAGGATATAGGGAGATAGAAGGTGCGATTAAAATAGAACCTAATAACGGCAGGGCATTAAAACTAATGGGAGATATATGCTTTAAGAAAAAAGATTACGGCGAAGCTGAGAAATATTATTTAAAATCCATAAGATGTGATGAGAAATATGAAAATACAGGTTTAACATATCATGACCTTGCAAAGCTTTACATGGAAACAAAAGACATAAAAAAAGCGTGCAAGGCAGAAAAGAAAGCTTTGAAACATCTGCCTGATAATTTATTTATAAATGATTCATACAATAAATTAAATTCAATGAGAAATAAAAATTAA
- a CDS encoding ABC transporter permease — translation MFNSKYWNMIYQISVAEFRSKDQGTFLGFLWTLFHPLIYFIVLYNLFSKWMGSHIPDFPLYLIIGIVQWNFFATSTSNSINVIVRYNAFVKSIKFPKSILVLASVLSTLYSHILELIILIIFWLVIKANFTVMVFFLLPILLLNIYLIVAVSFMLATIGVYFLDINRIWGIFTNVGFFLTPIFYTLELINPTKRNIILLNPMTHIIKSTRDVLIDGKLFDLTGFVYVFIFATIVLIIGYQIFNKYEKHFVERI, via the coding sequence ATGTTTAACAGTAAATATTGGAACATGATTTATCAAATAAGCGTTGCAGAATTCCGTTCGAAGGACCAGGGTACATTTTTGGGTTTTTTATGGACGTTATTTCACCCGCTTATATATTTTATTGTTTTGTATAATCTGTTTTCAAAATGGATGGGTTCTCACATACCGGATTTCCCGCTATATTTAATTATAGGGATAGTCCAGTGGAATTTTTTTGCTACGAGCACATCAAATTCAATAAATGTAATAGTTAGATATAATGCATTTGTAAAGAGTATAAAATTCCCAAAATCTATTTTAGTATTAGCGTCTGTTCTGTCAACATTGTATTCTCACATTTTAGAGCTTATTATACTTATTATTTTCTGGCTGGTAATAAAAGCTAATTTTACCGTAATGGTTTTTTTCTTATTGCCTATTCTTTTATTGAATATTTATCTTATAGTAGCTGTCTCATTTATGCTTGCTACCATAGGGGTGTATTTTCTTGATATAAATAGAATATGGGGAATATTTACAAATGTAGGTTTTTTTCTTACGCCTATATTCTATACGCTTGAATTAATTAATCCAACTAAAAGGAATATTATACTTTTAAACCCTATGACACACATTATAAAATCAACCAGAGATGTGTTAATTGATGGAAAATTATTTGACTTAACTGGCTTTGTTTATGTGTTTATTTTTGCCACCATAGTTCTAATTATCGGGTACCAAATATTTAACAAATATGAAAAGCACTTTGTAGAGAGAATATAA
- a CDS encoding B12-binding domain-containing radical SAM protein: protein MINRKEIKNVLLVIESPRQTDHSLNTMPPLGLLYLDAVLEKNGFNSRIIDANCGSYDIDIVKDYDLIGFSVFCSNVELSFEKISYIRKHYPQKNIVIGGPQSSLYSKEYLANPDINAIFIGESENNLIKYLTAVNDEDIKGVYFRQDSNSGFKFNGLSTDFEDLNALPLPSYHKVDLNKYKLFPLNQKPFAGILTSRGCTYKCSFCYHNMGFKWRPRSPKNIVDEIEYLSKTLKVKEICIVDDNFTFDKKRVLEICYLIQKRDIKLKFQLENGVRVDLCDEDVVRSLSEIGVWLLCFAPESGNAESLKKMQKGLELEKIKAVVECCRKYKIRTYAFYMIGFPWESRKDILNTIDYSNSLGTDFAHFSRFTVFPNTPIVQMLKGHFSFPDPYKDISLLSSNVNVENMHLLTVEDLNALIKVCFRKFYCKADKILLLLRTTPLAVLFKVVIYAFKTKNI, encoded by the coding sequence ATGATAAACAGAAAAGAAATAAAAAATGTTTTGTTGGTTATAGAATCGCCAAGGCAAACAGATCATTCCCTTAATACTATGCCTCCTTTGGGGCTGCTTTATTTAGATGCTGTTCTAGAAAAAAATGGTTTTAATAGCCGTATTATTGATGCAAATTGCGGCAGTTATGACATAGATATTGTAAAGGATTATGACTTAATAGGATTTTCTGTATTTTGTTCAAATGTTGAATTGAGTTTTGAAAAAATATCTTATATACGGAAACATTACCCCCAAAAAAATATTGTTATTGGAGGACCGCAGAGTTCCTTATACTCTAAGGAATACCTGGCAAATCCTGATATAAATGCAATTTTTATAGGTGAAAGTGAAAATAACCTGATAAAATATTTGACTGCAGTAAACGATGAAGATATAAAAGGAGTTTATTTCCGGCAAGATAGCAACTCAGGTTTTAAATTTAACGGTTTAAGTACGGATTTTGAGGATTTGAATGCACTGCCCTTGCCGTCATACCATAAGGTCGATCTAAATAAATATAAACTTTTCCCGTTAAATCAAAAACCATTTGCAGGGATACTTACTTCAAGAGGATGTACATATAAGTGTTCATTTTGTTACCATAATATGGGATTTAAATGGAGACCTAGATCTCCGAAAAACATTGTTGATGAAATTGAGTACTTGTCTAAGACGTTGAAGGTAAAAGAAATATGCATAGTTGACGATAATTTTACTTTTGATAAAAAAAGGGTGCTCGAAATATGCTATTTAATTCAAAAGAGGGATATAAAGTTAAAATTTCAGCTGGAAAACGGTGTTAGGGTAGATCTTTGCGATGAGGATGTAGTGCGCAGCCTATCTGAAATAGGAGTTTGGCTTTTATGCTTTGCGCCTGAAAGCGGCAATGCGGAGTCTTTAAAAAAAATGCAAAAAGGCCTTGAACTTGAAAAGATTAAAGCAGTTGTAGAATGCTGTAGGAAATATAAGATAAGAACATACGCCTTCTATATGATCGGATTCCCTTGGGAAAGTAGAAAAGACATTTTAAATACAATTGACTATTCAAACAGTCTTGGCACGGATTTTGCGCATTTTTCGAGGTTCACAGTTTTTCCGAATACTCCAATCGTTCAAATGCTAAAGGGTCATTTCTCATTTCCAGACCCGTACAAAGATATTTCCTTATTGTCCAGTAATGTCAATGTAGAGAATATGCATTTATTGACTGTAGAAGACCTTAATGCTCTAATAAAGGTATGTTTTCGAAAGTTCTATTGTAAAGCCGATAAAATACTATTGCTTTTGCGCACAACACCGCTTGCGGTTTTATTTAAAGTGGTAATTTACGCTTTTAAAACAAAAAATATCTGA
- a CDS encoding tetratricopeptide repeat protein: MVIENKVMEINAANETMLIQTAKDSILPGNYNAGENILKKVIKINPLNEDAHFELGKLYFVNKNYLPAVKELKKTIGLNSKHLFAHVLLGKYYMIQKDYKSSLKEFNLVLKYNEGEGSVLYDMGNLYMEMKQYDSAIEKFESALKLGYKNHGLRYELAKAYKETGKYDKAKQELEIIQKEKPVDSSMQYKLGVLYRELGEFELSKGHFKKVSKMEPFGNKAFFDNLIQNETEISERKKYLKSKPMVLGITLSSRCNIKCKMCEVWSSPWDMPESIIEEIIGLFPYLKYIHWLGGEPFFHKRFKELFDKAASYPDLYQVIVTNGQLINDSWAEKLVKSNVNIILSIDGTTKKSYEAIRTGASFDKLIQNIKFLNKYKEIYGTAKSKINIILQTTIIKSNYHQLIDFVEFANKYRFDALNITPVRYIKSKENIFLNNDKKAFKYINDKMPAVIRKAKEYELKLLNILPKTGNCAEYPDDEPAPKDPSIKNNANNVFIKNEILCHWPWKSLFILTNGCVKPYGFCEEHIGNVTSQSLEEIWNGKLMAKYREKISKYECSKWCSPRCTSGVMPGNNLKLEV, from the coding sequence ATGGTAATTGAGAATAAAGTTATGGAAATAAATGCGGCAAATGAAACCATGCTTATACAGACTGCAAAGGACAGCATTTTACCCGGTAATTATAATGCTGGAGAAAATATATTGAAAAAGGTAATTAAAATAAACCCTTTAAATGAAGATGCCCATTTTGAACTGGGAAAGCTGTATTTTGTAAATAAGAATTACCTGCCTGCAGTAAAAGAATTAAAAAAAACAATAGGTTTAAACAGCAAACATTTATTTGCCCATGTCCTGCTCGGCAAGTATTATATGATACAAAAAGATTATAAGAGCTCTTTAAAGGAATTTAACCTGGTTTTAAAATATAATGAGGGTGAAGGCAGTGTTTTGTACGACATGGGAAACCTTTATATGGAGATGAAACAATATGACAGCGCTATAGAAAAGTTTGAAAGCGCGTTAAAATTAGGCTATAAAAACCACGGATTAAGGTATGAATTGGCAAAAGCCTATAAAGAAACCGGGAAATATGATAAGGCGAAACAAGAATTAGAAATAATACAAAAAGAAAAGCCCGTAGATAGTTCCATGCAATACAAGCTTGGGGTTTTATACCGTGAATTGGGGGAATTTGAGCTGTCAAAAGGTCATTTTAAAAAAGTTAGTAAGATGGAACCATTCGGGAATAAGGCATTCTTTGATAATTTAATCCAAAATGAAACAGAAATATCTGAAAGGAAAAAATATCTTAAGTCAAAACCTATGGTGTTAGGTATTACATTATCCAGCAGGTGCAATATCAAGTGTAAGATGTGCGAAGTATGGTCAAGCCCCTGGGATATGCCGGAATCAATAATTGAAGAAATAATCGGATTGTTCCCATACTTGAAATATATTCATTGGCTTGGCGGAGAACCTTTTTTTCATAAAAGATTTAAAGAACTTTTTGATAAAGCAGCATCTTATCCGGATCTATATCAAGTTATAGTTACAAACGGGCAATTAATAAACGACAGCTGGGCAGAGAAATTAGTAAAAAGCAATGTAAATATTATTTTATCTATTGATGGGACAACAAAAAAGTCCTATGAGGCAATTAGGACCGGAGCAAGTTTTGATAAATTGATACAAAATATTAAATTCCTAAATAAGTATAAAGAGATATATGGAACTGCAAAATCTAAGATAAATATTATATTGCAGACAACGATCATTAAATCTAATTATCATCAATTAATTGATTTTGTTGAATTTGCCAATAAATACAGATTTGATGCTTTAAACATAACTCCGGTCCGCTATATTAAAAGTAAAGAAAACATATTTTTAAATAATGATAAAAAGGCATTCAAATATATCAATGATAAAATGCCGGCAGTGATCAGAAAAGCAAAGGAATATGAGTTAAAACTATTAAATATTCTCCCTAAAACCGGAAATTGCGCTGAATATCCGGATGATGAACCTGCCCCAAAAGACCCTTCAATTAAAAACAATGCGAATAATGTATTTATAAAAAATGAGATTTTATGCCATTGGCCATGGAAAAGCTTGTTTATACTTACCAACGGCTGTGTCAAGCCCTATGGTTTTTGTGAAGAACATATCGGCAATGTAACAAGCCAGTCATTAGAAGAAATATGGAATGGAAAACTCATGGCAAAGTATAGAGAGAAAATATCTAAATATGAGTGTTCAAAGTGGTGCAGCCCCAGGTGTACCTCCGGGGTTATGCCTGGTAATAATTTGAAGTTAGAGGTCTGA
- a CDS encoding radical SAM protein, translating into MNNNCLLEMAKNNIEEHKYDKAEKILSNLLKKDKTDEQVYFELGKLHLIQGKHNLAIKHLLKALKLNEKHIYTHVLLAKAYKTIRRYKDAIKEFQKSIKLGYNEENMAIELSKIYEEMGKNNASAKYLEKAAQYTYNTSFVKNDTDELINERIRLVQSNNYHGNYSENLKICKDIDKIIPNNDTMSKNILNNEIEIASNKVVLTSKLRSLVVSLTNKCNLKCIMCKIRDIEWSLPEKTKNEIVALFPFLEKVIWQGGEAFLYDGFEELLDEAGKHRLKQVIITNGLLINEKIAEKLAKLNLELTFSVDGTTKKIYEYIRPGSNFEKVIRNIKLINSIRAKSGSKMTTRLNVYVINSNYHQVPKFIEFAKKYGFNSVLLNSAGCDFENYEENMFYYNRDSDLFKSVDGLRDKLIKKADKYNIKLENRIPSKKMFDKLEGYIKIENENVLNDKQHNLKNKIGRLFCHVPWQRLYIDIGGGVRPECQCPIKYSVGNVKNNSIEEIWNGDKIAEYRKRIIENNIDDFCNIDCLYKRIPELNLKYI; encoded by the coding sequence ATGAACAATAACTGTTTACTGGAGATGGCAAAAAATAATATTGAAGAACACAAGTATGACAAAGCTGAAAAAATACTCAGCAATCTTTTAAAAAAAGATAAAACTGATGAGCAGGTATATTTTGAGCTGGGTAAACTGCATTTAATCCAAGGGAAACATAATTTAGCTATAAAGCATTTATTAAAAGCACTGAAATTAAATGAAAAACATATCTACACACATGTCTTATTAGCAAAAGCGTATAAAACAATAAGGCGATATAAAGACGCGATCAAAGAATTTCAAAAATCAATCAAGCTTGGGTATAATGAAGAGAATATGGCAATAGAATTATCGAAAATCTATGAAGAAATGGGTAAAAACAATGCATCGGCCAAGTACTTGGAAAAAGCTGCCCAGTACACATATAATACGTCATTCGTAAAAAATGATACAGATGAATTGATCAACGAACGCATACGCCTGGTTCAAAGCAATAATTATCATGGAAATTATTCCGAGAATTTAAAAATTTGTAAAGATATTGATAAAATTATTCCTAATAACGACACTATGTCAAAGAATATTTTGAATAATGAAATCGAGATCGCGAGTAATAAGGTTGTCTTAACTTCAAAATTAAGAAGCCTTGTGGTGTCGTTAACGAATAAATGTAATTTAAAATGTATAATGTGTAAAATAAGGGACATTGAGTGGAGTTTGCCGGAAAAGACCAAAAATGAAATAGTAGCTTTATTTCCTTTTTTGGAGAAAGTTATATGGCAGGGAGGAGAAGCTTTTTTATATGATGGGTTTGAGGAGCTTTTAGATGAAGCTGGTAAGCATCGACTAAAGCAGGTTATTATTACGAATGGGCTGTTGATTAATGAAAAAATCGCAGAAAAACTTGCCAAACTTAATTTAGAGTTAACATTTTCAGTAGATGGAACGACAAAAAAAATATATGAGTATATCAGGCCAGGGTCAAATTTTGAAAAGGTTATAAGAAATATTAAGCTTATAAATTCAATAAGGGCAAAATCTGGCTCCAAGATGACAACAAGACTTAACGTGTATGTGATAAACTCTAATTATCATCAGGTCCCGAAATTCATCGAATTTGCTAAGAAATATGGCTTTAACAGCGTACTTTTGAATTCAGCAGGATGTGATTTTGAAAATTATGAAGAAAATATGTTTTATTATAACAGGGATTCTGACCTTTTTAAGTCCGTAGACGGTTTAAGGGATAAATTAATAAAAAAGGCTGATAAATATAATATTAAGCTGGAAAACAGGATACCTTCCAAGAAGATGTTCGATAAATTAGAAGGATACATTAAAATCGAAAACGAAAATGTTCTTAATGATAAACAACATAATTTGAAAAATAAGATCGGTAGATTATTTTGCCACGTTCCATGGCAGAGGCTATATATTGATATTGGCGGCGGGGTAAGGCCTGAATGCCAATGCCCGATCAAGTATAGTGTTGGTAATGTAAAAAACAATAGCATAGAAGAAATATGGAACGGAGATAAGATAGCCGAATATAGAAAGAGAATAATTGAAAATAATATTGATGATTTTTGCAATATCGATTGTCTATACAAAAGAATACCCGAATTGAATCTAAAATATATATGA
- a CDS encoding tetratricopeptide repeat protein, with translation MNKTSITTLDLDKVTRHLFIRNNLYIFLGVLISVGNYLFLYDISLYVYGRSGDKYYVDIEKTNNKLEKARKKYAKAVKYFLKGREIENNENNINVDKNMQEISAQQVFLNKALKLCNEIKRIDPGYINAFVLSGEIYTINKDYDKAYNELENAIKLNPNSSWVLKVMGNLYFKRKDYGEAEKYYLKAIKSSEKDENTGWIYHDLAQIYMEKKDIKKACETEKKALEYLPDNLVINDSYTRLNSMRNNN, from the coding sequence ATGAATAAAACATCAATCACTACTCTTGATTTGGATAAAGTTACAAGACACCTCTTTATCAGAAATAATTTATATATTTTTCTTGGAGTATTGATAAGTGTCGGTAATTATCTATTTCTATACGATATTTCATTATACGTGTATGGCAGGTCCGGTGATAAATACTACGTAGATATAGAGAAAACAAATAATAAATTAGAAAAAGCAAGAAAGAAATATGCAAAAGCGGTAAAATATTTTTTAAAAGGCAGGGAAATAGAAAATAACGAAAACAATATCAATGTAGATAAAAATATGCAGGAAATATCCGCACAACAGGTATTTCTTAATAAAGCGCTAAAGCTGTGTAATGAAATAAAAAGGATAGATCCCGGATATATAAATGCTTTTGTATTGTCAGGTGAGATCTATACTATAAATAAAGATTACGATAAAGCATACAATGAGCTGGAAAATGCAATTAAGTTGAATCCGAACAGCAGCTGGGTATTAAAGGTAATGGGGAACCTATATTTTAAGAGGAAAGATTATGGCGAAGCCGAGAAGTATTATTTAAAAGCCATAAAATCTAGTGAAAAAGATGAAAATACAGGTTGGATATACCACGACCTTGCGCAGATATACATGGAAAAAAAAGATATAAAGAAAGCGTGCGAAACCGAAAAGAAGGCCCTAGAATATCTACCTGATAATTTAGTTATAAATGATTCATACACTAGGTTAAATTCAATGAGAAATAATAATTAG
- a CDS encoding glycosyltransferase family 39 protein produces the protein MISKLTDYLKHKIEYLIILLIWIFFGLNNYIWLKKNQALYMSDEAFHLTGALEILDTSKNIPQMILKLLYFSIDKFYPPFFHMIMAGSNFILGRSQIYSVLANLLFMLVMILAIYYTGKKICNKKAGILSVFILSAYPHIFGLSRSPLPDFALTAMLALSLCFLVYTEYFSKTTYSVLFSLSFGFGMLTKQVFILFILPFILLYLVYFIKDKVNVNKKSITNLLIILILILVISGPWYIINLITIGPEYLRAAYFFPKDEYSVFTFTSLAYNYVNLINDQMLMFYFEVFVIGLISWLIYSNDFNKKYLSLFSFSITGVYIIFLLIQRKVPKTTDPYLVYFALISGIGISLLKSKAIRNTIIFLIVCYGLTEYYVLSYKNVSNNDIVMGIRIENLLLNYFYPRHPWSVYYPLKMNPKIDNIIELINKDNIKDKIPNIGTFNPFYDIDKRKLSYMIKNDYGLRYYFKLKKIPCAIVNIAQVGTNSKFDYIVLSRNINILMPYDKGIKDKYRLIGDFKMEDNSQIFVYKSK, from the coding sequence ATGATTTCAAAATTAACTGATTATCTTAAACATAAAATAGAGTATTTAATAATTTTACTTATTTGGATATTTTTTGGATTAAATAATTACATCTGGTTAAAGAAAAACCAAGCTTTATATATGAGCGATGAAGCGTTTCACTTAACTGGAGCTTTGGAAATATTGGATACTTCAAAAAATATACCTCAAATGATTTTAAAACTACTATATTTTAGTATTGATAAGTTCTATCCACCTTTTTTCCATATGATAATGGCAGGATCTAATTTTATATTGGGCAGGTCACAGATATATTCTGTACTTGCAAATTTATTATTCATGCTTGTGATGATCTTAGCCATATATTATACCGGAAAAAAAATATGCAATAAAAAAGCAGGGATTTTATCTGTATTTATATTGTCAGCATATCCTCATATATTTGGCTTATCAAGGTCTCCATTACCCGACTTTGCATTAACCGCTATGTTAGCATTGAGCCTATGTTTTTTGGTTTACACCGAATATTTTTCTAAAACAACGTATTCTGTCCTATTTAGTTTGAGTTTTGGTTTTGGCATGCTTACAAAGCAGGTTTTTATTTTATTTATTTTGCCATTTATTCTATTGTATTTAGTATATTTTATAAAAGATAAGGTTAATGTAAACAAAAAAAGTATAACTAATCTACTAATTATCCTAATTCTTATTCTAGTAATTTCTGGGCCCTGGTATATAATTAATTTAATAACAATAGGCCCTGAATACCTTAGAGCTGCTTATTTTTTCCCAAAAGACGAGTATAGTGTATTCACCTTTACGTCATTAGCATATAATTATGTTAATCTAATAAATGATCAGATGCTAATGTTTTATTTTGAAGTATTTGTCATCGGTTTAATCAGCTGGTTAATATATTCAAACGATTTTAACAAGAAATATCTTTCGCTATTTAGTTTCTCAATAACAGGCGTATATATTATATTTTTATTAATACAGAGAAAAGTGCCGAAGACAACGGATCCCTATCTGGTCTATTTTGCTTTAATTTCAGGTATAGGGATATCTTTGTTAAAATCAAAAGCAATCCGTAATACAATTATCTTTTTAATCGTATGTTATGGTTTAACAGAATATTATGTATTAAGTTATAAAAACGTATCAAATAATGACATAGTCATGGGTATAAGAATAGAAAATCTATTATTAAACTATTTTTATCCCCGACATCCCTGGAGTGTATATTATCCTTTAAAAATGAATCCAAAAATTGATAATATAATTGAATTAATAAATAAAGATAATATTAAGGATAAAATACCCAATATAGGGACATTTAATCCGTTTTATGATATAGATAAAAGGAAGTTGAGCTATATGATAAAAAACGATTACGGTTTGCGATACTACTTCAAATTGAAAAAAATCCCATGTGCAATTGTTAATATCGCTCAAGTGGGAACTAACTCAAAATTTGATTATATTGTTTTGTCCAGGAATATTAATATATTGATGCCATATGATAAGGGCATTAAAGATAAATACAGACTGATAGGTGATTTTAAGATGGAGGACAACAGTCAAATATTTGTCTATAAAAGTAAATAA
- a CDS encoding ATP-binding cassette domain-containing protein — protein MDNNIAIKVENLSKKFCIGTRDRMTLISTIRHRLGGEYPKREIWALQNINFTVKKGEMVVIIGPNGAGKTTLLRILSGIMSQTSGRYEINGETSCMFELGLGFNSNFSAIDNIYLYGALLGMSKKEIDKKLNDIIDFSELGDFMGAKLSEFSSGMSARLAFATVIQTVKGIVMVDEALAVGDLSFQKKCITAFENILNKGNTILFISHGIRGVNRMCKNALYINRGIQIGFGEVDKISKLYMNNSGIQDE, from the coding sequence ATGGATAACAATATTGCAATAAAGGTAGAAAATCTGTCAAAGAAATTCTGTATCGGCACAAGAGATAGAATGACTTTAATATCTACAATAAGGCACAGGCTGGGCGGTGAATACCCAAAACGCGAAATATGGGCATTACAAAATATAAATTTTACTGTAAAAAAAGGTGAAATGGTTGTGATCATCGGCCCTAACGGAGCCGGCAAAACCACATTGCTCAGGATATTATCAGGAATAATGTCCCAAACTTCCGGAAGATATGAAATTAATGGTGAGACATCTTGCATGTTTGAGTTAGGGCTAGGTTTTAACTCTAACTTTAGTGCTATTGACAATATATACTTGTATGGTGCTTTGTTAGGGATGTCAAAGAAAGAGATAGACAAGAAATTAAACGATATAATAGATTTCAGCGAGCTGGGAGATTTTATGGGAGCAAAATTAAGCGAGTTTTCTTCAGGTATGAGCGCACGTTTAGCTTTTGCAACAGTAATTCAGACTGTAAAGGGTATAGTGATGGTAGATGAAGCATTGGCTGTAGGAGATTTATCTTTTCAAAAGAAATGTATTACTGCATTTGAAAATATTCTAAATAAAGGCAATACTATACTATTTATTTCGCATGGTATCAGGGGCGTAAATCGAATGTGTAAAAATGCTTTGTATATAAATCGCGGCATACAAATCGGTTTTGGTGAAGTTGATAAAATCTCAAAATTGTACATGAATAATTCCGGCATTCAGGATGAATAA
- a CDS encoding glycosyltransferase family 39 protein, with the protein MISKLIEDFKNKTEYLTILLIWVFYGLNNYIWLKKNQSIYYADEAWHLNAALEILDTSKNILQMISKLLYFSINNFYPPFFHTVMAGFNMILGRSHVYSILANLVFMLIMILSVYNAGAKISGKKAGFLSVFILLSYPFIFALSRSPLPDFAMSAMVSLSLCCLIYCEHFSKTAYSVLFGLSFGFGMLTKQLYILFIMPAVLFLIIHFIIQKYPLNKNIITNLAITFLIIISISGPWYTINLKVLIPNYFNAAYFYNPVDNYPIFSFKSLMYNYVNLINNQMLMFYFEIFIIGLVGWLMYLNDINRKYLLLFSSSIAGIYLIFILIQTKELKTTAPYLVYFALISGIGISLLKSTAIRNIIIFLTICFGITEYYILSYNNTFDGKKVMGINIDKLLLNYSYPASPWGTYYPVKNNSKMGSIIELISKDKIWDKPPIIGTFNTFYGGKNAKLNSYYKYDCSLIYYFRLNKVPGEFINIANLGIRSKLDYIILCSDINMLVPYDKGIKDKYRLMGDIKMEDSSHIFVYKINKK; encoded by the coding sequence ATGATTTCAAAATTAATCGAAGATTTTAAAAATAAAACAGAATATTTAACTATTTTACTTATTTGGGTATTCTATGGACTAAATAATTACATATGGTTAAAGAAAAATCAATCTATATATTATGCCGATGAAGCCTGGCACTTGAATGCAGCTTTGGAAATATTGGATACTTCAAAAAATATTCTTCAAATGATTTCAAAATTATTATATTTTAGCATTAATAATTTTTATCCGCCCTTCTTCCACACGGTGATGGCAGGTTTTAACATGATATTGGGAAGATCGCACGTATATTCCATACTTGCAAACTTAGTATTTATGCTTATTATGATTTTGTCAGTATATAATGCCGGAGCAAAAATAAGCGGGAAAAAGGCAGGGTTTTTGTCGGTTTTTATTTTGTTATCTTACCCGTTCATATTTGCGTTATCCAGGTCGCCTTTACCGGATTTTGCCATGTCAGCTATGGTGTCTTTAAGCCTGTGTTGTTTGATTTATTGCGAACACTTTTCTAAAACAGCTTATTCTGTCCTATTTGGTTTAAGTTTTGGTTTTGGCATGCTTACGAAACAGCTTTATATTTTATTTATTATGCCGGCAGTGCTGTTCCTTATAATACATTTTATTATTCAAAAATATCCTTTAAATAAAAATATAATAACAAATCTGGCAATAACCTTTCTAATTATAATAAGTATTTCCGGGCCTTGGTATACGATAAATTTGAAAGTTCTTATCCCCAATTATTTTAACGCAGCATATTTTTATAATCCGGTTGATAACTATCCAATATTTTCGTTCAAATCGTTGATGTATAACTATGTAAATTTGATAAACAATCAGATGCTTATGTTCTATTTTGAGATATTTATTATAGGTTTAGTTGGCTGGCTAATGTATTTGAATGATATAAATAGGAAATACCTTTTGCTGTTTAGTTCTTCAATAGCAGGTATATACCTTATTTTTATATTGATACAAACAAAAGAGCTGAAAACAACAGCCCCCTATCTGGTCTATTTCGCTCTGATTTCAGGTATAGGAATATCTTTACTAAAATCAACAGCAATCCGTAATATAATTATCTTTTTAACTATATGCTTTGGTATAACAGAATATTATATCTTAAGCTATAATAATACATTTGATGGCAAAAAAGTAATGGGCATAAATATAGATAAATTATTATTGAACTATTCTTACCCGGCAAGCCCATGGGGTACATACTATCCTGTAAAAAACAATTCAAAAATGGGGAGTATAATTGAATTAATAAGTAAAGATAAAATATGGGATAAACCACCAATCATAGGGACATTTAACACATTCTATGGTGGAAAAAATGCTAAACTTAACAGTTATTATAAATATGACTGCAGTTTAATATACTATTTTCGGTTGAATAAAGTACCTGGTGAATTTATTAACATCGCTAATCTTGGAATTAGATCAAAATTAGATTATATTATTTTATGCAGTGATATTAACATGTTAGTGCCGTACGATAAAGGCATTAAAGATAAATATAGGCTGATGGGTGATATTAAGATGGAAGATAGCAGTCACATATTTGTTTATAAGATAAATAAAAAATGA